CGTCGACGCCATGCTGGTCACCCACATGACCAATGTGCGCTACTTCTCGGGCTTTAGCGGATCCAATGGTGCGCTGTTAGTGCATAAAGATCTATCCGCCAGCATCGCTACCGATGGGCGCTACACCACCCAGATTGCGGAGGAAGTTCCCGATATCGAGGCCACCATTACCCGCAAGGTTGCTGCTGATCTCCTCGCCAGCATCCAAGGGCCACGTCGAGTGGGCTACGAGGCAGCACATTTAAGCGTTGCAGAGCTGCAACGCCTTGAACAAGCCTGCCCAGAAGATGTGCAGTTGATCCCGATTGAGCAGGTTATCGAGGACATCCGTGTGCGCAAAGACGCAGTGGAACTAGAAAAACTGCGAGCAGTAGCCGCACTTGCCAATGAAGCATTTGAAGAGATGCTTGAGGCAGGGGAGTTGCGTGCAGGTGTACGCGAAATCGATGTGGCGGCCAGCCTGGAATACCGCATGAGGCTCAAAGGTGCGGAGCGTACCAGTTTTGACACCATCGTTGCCTCCGGGCCAAATTCCGCCAAGCCGCACCACGGTGCGAGCGAAAGAGTGATCCAAGAAGGCGATATTGTCACCATCGACTTCGGCGCATTCCAAGCAGGCTTCAATTCCGATACCACCCGGACCGTCATGGTGGGTGAACCAAGTGAATTTGCCCGCGAGATCTACGAAGTGGTGCTCGAAGCCCAACGTGCAGGTGTCAAGGCTGCGATGCCAGGAACGCCAACCCACGAGGTAGACAAAGCATGTAGGGACATCATTCAAGCAGCCGGTTATGGAGAATATTTTGTTCACTCCACCGGCCACGGCGTTGGACTCGATGTGCACGAGGCTCCCTCGGCTGCCGCGAACTCTGCGGGGGAGTTGGAAGAATCGATGACGCTTACCATCGAACCCGGCATCTATGTGCCAGGTAAAGGCGGGGTAAGGATCGAAG
This window of the Corynebacterium pseudopelargi genome carries:
- a CDS encoding M24 family metallopeptidase; translation: MLSDSRFETRRRALASRLAAKRVDAMLVTHMTNVRYFSGFSGSNGALLVHKDLSASIATDGRYTTQIAEEVPDIEATITRKVAADLLASIQGPRRVGYEAAHLSVAELQRLEQACPEDVQLIPIEQVIEDIRVRKDAVELEKLRAVAALANEAFEEMLEAGELRAGVREIDVAASLEYRMRLKGAERTSFDTIVASGPNSAKPHHGASERVIQEGDIVTIDFGAFQAGFNSDTTRTVMVGEPSEFAREIYEVVLEAQRAGVKAAMPGTPTHEVDKACRDIIQAAGYGEYFVHSTGHGVGLDVHEAPSAAANSAGELEESMTLTIEPGIYVPGKGGVRIEDTLVIRAGGPENLTKLDKELRIINP